The following DNA comes from Naumovozyma dairenensis CBS 421 chromosome 4, complete genome.
GGGAATAGCACGACTAGGTATACTGATTTCATATTGTAATTTATTCTTCCATGAATTACCAACACAAATTTCTTCTTGCATCGCTAAATTATCCATAGATAATGTACGTAATATTctcaaatatttatatttccaAAACATTCGATTCCCCATATTCGCTGTTATAATATCATATGCCCGTTGTTGTTTAGTTCGATTCATCGTAGTACCATTCATACTTGTACTTGTACTTGTGctattactactactattactattactactactactactagTCCCATTGtctttcattaaatttgatatactggattttttccttctatCAATATGTCCTTCAAAATTATACAATACACTACCACTTTGTAACCCTTCAATGGTCTCAGGTAATTCATTAGGTAACATAATATTAAATGGTAATTCATAATACCCTTTCCTTAAATGGAAATATGTCGAAacattattgttatcttCCTTCGTTATGGTTCTATTAAATGGCGTTCCAATATATCGTCTTTCACCACCCccttcattatcttcagaAGTATTTACATATGGAATTTCTAAGATTTGACTCGAATAGGGCTTCCTCCTCATAAATCTACTCATCATAACTGGAGATGATATTGTTCTCTTAACATTCGTACTATCATCTTCACTCACATTCACATTCATACCCATACCCACGTTCACATTATCTTGTGCATGACTATAtgtaaaatattcattacCAATAATCATACGACcctttgaatttaataaaagattATCCCATTGACATTCcaaaatcttcttcttttccttaACAATACTAGTCAacccattattattagtttgTAAAAAATCTAACTTAAAATTACCAAAAAGTTTTAATCCAATCTTCTTGACtataatatcttcatttaatcttattattaatttacCATTCAATGAAATTGGTTGAGATTCCAAAGGTGATCCTtgaattaatattaaatccTCGTATGGTGATTCCActttaatatcaaaataGGAAACTTTTGGTATCTCCTTCTTACCACTATGTCCAGTATAatcatgatgatgacgGATCTTAGATGGagatgatgaggatgatgatgatgatgagcCGTTTGATGTTGATGCACTTAAATATGTCCTCGAAAACATTCAATATAGTATTACTAATACGTACGAGTATCCAGTTTTTTTTGTCTTGCTTTTCCAATTGTTATGCTATACTTACATATAAGTATATACAATAATGGTGTTTCTATGTATATACAGAACTACTACATGTGTACGTACGTATGCAACTGAGCTGATCttaaaactgaaaaatattgaaattctCAACATATATACGTACGTATAGAAGACTTTCCTGTTTTCCTCGAAGATTTGACGATAAGAGAAAGTTAAAATAGGAACGGGCCTCATTAAAACGTACGTACGAAAGTAGAAGGCGGTACCTTTGCATTACCCGGAAATTAAACTAAAGCCctgtttgtttttgaaCAAATATGTAAAATGCCCTAGTTAACTATAAGCCCTATTGTTTAGGGCTTACACATCCGGGTAATACATATTcggttttttttttaacaaaaaaaaaaaactttttgaaaattttctcGATGAGTTTTTACGTGAATTTTTCACCTTTAACTTATGCTCTTTATGCTTAACGCTTTAATGCTAAGGTTTAGACCTTTTTGACTTGCAGTTTGATGATGGACGGGATCATCCTTTTTTCCGTTAACAGGATTTTAGCAAATTGCAATCTATACGTAATTTTTAATCAATacttctttaattaaaaGTATATATGCAATCTGTATTATGTATACTCTTACGTATCgtataattcattttctttctttgctTTCCTTTCAATCTTAATTGAACTGAAACGTCTCCATTCCAGTCTCCTATATTAGGTGCTCTAACAAACAGCAGCAACACACACACAACTCGTCCTCTTATCTCATCTCAAAGCAATGCGTAAATGCAAAATCTTCGTCGGTAACTCCCATCCTGAATTAGGTAAACTAGTCTGTGAAAGACTAGGTATTGAACCAGCACCATGTACCTTAAAGAAATTCGCCAACGGTGAAACTTCAGTCCAAATAGGTGTATCAGTAAGAGACGAAGATGTCTATGTCATTCAATCTGGCTCACCCACCATCAATGATCACATCATGGAATTATTAATCCTTGTCTCTGCTTGTAGAGGTGGATCCGCTAGGAAAATTACAGCTGTCATACCACAATTCCCTTACTCAAAACAATGTAAGATGAAAAAACATAGAGGTGCCATCACTGCGAGAATGTTGGCTAATTTATTAGTCATGGCGGGGGCTGACCATGTAGTTTCCATGGATTTACATGCTTCTCAAATGCAAGGATTCTTCACTAAACCAGTGGATAATCTTTATGGTGGTCCAAGTTTGGCAAAATGGATTAGAGAAAATGTGGAAGATTATGAAGATGCAGTGgttgtttcaaaaaatcCAGGTGGGACTAAAAGAGTTACTGCATTGGCTGATGCTTTGAAGATTAATTTCGCTATGATTCATACTGATCGTCGTCGTGCTAAGGATATTTATTCTCAAAATAGAGATTTACAACAATTGAGATTAAGGAAACAATCTATGTtgaggaaaaataaaccaaTTATAAGACAAGGAGACGATCCTAATGAAGaggaaaatatcattttgaCTAATGGAATTCAAACTGCAAGAATCCGTAATGGTCATGTCAttggtgatgatgaggaagatgaaactgagaataataagaatgatgACAATGATACAGCTTTGGAATCTGATAGTGATGACGCTCCCTCTATTGTCGCTAGTGATTCTTATGCGTTAGGTGGTACTTATGATGCCGTTGAttctgaagatgaaaaggaaattgaagaattacaaaaagaaCAATTGATTACTTTGGTAGGTAACGTTCGTGATCGTTCTGCCATTATTTTAGATGATATGGTAGATAGTCCTCGTTCATTCATTAGTGCCGCTGAACATATGGCTCAAAATTGTGGTGCTAAGAAAGTTTATGTCGTAGCTACGCATGGTATATTTACAGGTGATTGTTtacaagaattagaaaaatgtgaatatattcataaaaTTATCGTCACTAATACGTATCCAATCCCTCAAGAAAGTTTGAATTCTAAAAAATTGGTCGTCATTGATGTATCTCCAATTTTTGCTGAATGTATTCGTCGTGATCATTACGGTGAAAGTATTTCTGTCTTATTCGATTCATTAGCAACCatttaagaaaatatgCAAGCCACAACAAGACGAAGATCTTTTGTTCGTCATCCTTAGTCATCATTCaaagttattattattattttttgtataataagaaaaatcgatctattttatttctagTCCAGAGCttaacatatatatattttcatttttccaGCGTGTTTGGAAGGCTATTATCTACATTCAACATGAGAgatatcaataaaaaaatgtctATTATTACTCTATAAAGCGTTTATGGATAATATATAACTAACCCCCTTATTGGTTAATGTAGAGTAGATTTCTCATAAGTCAATATCCCGTGTCTTTTTGTAACGTTTTGGCGCAACTAGAATGGGTATATACGTTCTTACCATGGATTGTAAACCAACAAACAGTATCCGTATTAAgtgttgaaaaatttcttctaCAAACTGAACATTTATAAGAATCATTCAGAACACCATACTGAGAATAGTTTGTCCATAATTCATTGGTGATATTAATAAGTTCCACATGCAATAAATTCTTGAGCATACGTTTTTCATCCTTTTTGATTGACaatgattttattgatCTTAGTAAAATATCACCAATACTTTTCATATTACATGACGACGGGATTGATCTATACAGAAAAATAACATCCAATTTGCAACTGAATTCTTCTAGGAATTGGATAAGGAATGACTgcattttttctatttctttaatagcGGTTATCTTCTTGAAAAGATACAACAAAATAGTCTTACCATCATCTGAAGAATGTTCATAGACCCTACTACAATATCCGGCAGCTAACTTATACTCTGACAGTTCAGTGAAAAGAAGATCAATAGATTCTTCGTGTTGATTCAATCGTTGGAAAGAATACGTCTTTAGAAATTTAACAAATTTCaagtcatcatcatctttgaATACACTATTGTCGTTCCTAGAACTAGAATCAAACTTAATCTTATCATCCAATAATTCAAGAACTGACCTAGGTTCGTATACAGACGTTTTCTCTAGCATCCcttgtaatttatttcttgtGGTGGGTTCATTTAAGTTCTCCAAATATCTCTCAATTAAAGTCATATGAGCCATTGGATCATTACTTTTTAAGGTTCCCACAGtaaattccaaatattgtaaagatagttctttatctttatcatttatgTATTCGTATACTTTAGACGCATCCCTAGTAATACTATCATTCAGGAAAATCAATAAGAGTAGATCATGACTGTCATTTTTATTGTGTTCTAGAAGCCAATTagtatatttgaaaattgtttCGAGATATTCATTAGGAAGTTTCTTCAGATAAAAAGTTACTAATgctttgattttttcattcaaattagGTATTTTTGAACTAAATTCAATTTCGTTTTCTAAATTAGTGAGAAACTCTAGAGCCTTATCATGTTCTCCCCTTAAGTACGAAAAATCTATTAATTCTTGAAACATATGTCgacttttcaatttatcgAAAACAATAGAAAAATCACACATATTGGGGACACTAATGAAAGGTCCAACCATATTAGGAGCATAATcgaaatatatttcaaataataccaTATCCAATAATTTTAACATGGTGTTTGTATCAATATTTCCATCGTGTTTATCCACTAAGAAAAACTCCAGAGTTTGTTTAATACTTCTATCATAACAATGCcatattatttcttgtgACTTATTATCTTTACCGATTAAGTTTTTGATATGTCGCCTCATATCAATCAAATACGGTACACACCAATTTCTTAAACTAGTTGGTGGTATTTCGAATGTGGTATCATCTGTTTTTGTAGGGAAACAACTATGTATTTGACCAGTTATATCTTCTACTAACCTAGCAACTTTATAGGgaaaagttttcaaaattactAATTGGGGTGGTGCCCAAAAATCAGTAAACGTTTCAAATATACCTTTTAGGATgtaattttgtaaatatcGAATATCTGGATCACTTTCCCAGTTGAAcccatttctttttaaaaCTGAAATATGCATTCGTAGTTTTTCAACTATTGATAAACACCAGATTACTGTATAATCTCTTAATTTCATAGCACATATATCTAGGGATTGTTCTGGATCGTTTGATTCGCATAattccaaagaagaagggGAGTTTAGAAAgtatttataaaaaatcaCCTTGTGCCAAAGTTGATTAAAACTAGAATTATGATTTGTACTACAGATCGATTCAGtctcttcttttaattgaTCAGCAGATGTGGTAACAGATTCGAGGGTTCTTGAATGCTCCTCACGAATAGGTCCATCATCTACTTGATATTTGTAGAAGcaaatttcatcatcatttgtcCAGACTAGGAAATGAATACCCCATAAATTCACTACCTTTTTAATACCCTTTTCGATCATTGCTTCCAAAAATGTAAACCCATGTCTATAATCAACAAATCGGAGTGTTTTGGAGTTGTTcataattaaaatatcagaagataaatattgaatatttggGAATTGTGAATTCcattcaaagaattgaaCATTATTAGAGATAAGGAGTAATTCCGGAacctttttttctatacttatattgaataaatacCCTGATTTCcaatcaataataacaggAGGATGATCTATGTTTggtttgaaaatatatttcatatcTGTTCTAAAAGCAGGATGTCGGCTTAGTGCTGTTGTATTCCAAAAAGTAGATATGCTAGATTTTCGGGAAAGTCGACTGATCGATTTCGtatcatattcatcattatcttgCGAAGGTAAGGAATCTGTCTTATCGAATTTCTTACATGATTGTTCCAGCATTTTAAGAGCAGGTACTATACCTTTGGGATATTTTCTCCTTacaattttatcaattcGTTCTAGAATTGGTCTCTCATCATAATATGACCATGTATAAATTCCCTTATTTGTTGCCAATACaattgttttcaaatcaagAATTTCTGCTGATAGTAAAGTTTCTTTCGAACTGGGTAAACCAATTTCTACCATTTTTTGGTAATGTCGTTCATCCCATATCAGTAATCTTATTCTATTAGATTTTGTAGTAACATATAATAAGAATGTCATTACCTTACAAGGAGCctcatcatcgtcatcattatgatcttcttcttgttttttttgaCTAGCATGCTTTTTTTGCATTGGAATTGGATAAGATTCTAATAGCCAACATTTTTTAATTCCTCTCTTATCATGTATTCGATCATATAATTGTAAATTTGTAGAATTAAGAAGCAGTAAGGTAGAATTACAATGTACAAATATGGTTGCTAATCGTTCCGAATAATAAAggttttcaatttgtttatcATTAGTGGATATTGTATTTGCTAGAAAATTTGGAAACGTTTGAAATAATCTATACTTGGAATCTTCGCGGATATATACTTCTATTTCACCATTTTTCTTagatataattaatttttcagattcCGTGATCGGTAAGATTGCATTGATTCCAGGTGATTGAAACGAATCAAGTTTTCTTGCTCTAAGCATGATAGTTTGGAAAACCTTCTTTCCTTATTTAGggattgaataataatagatttGTACAGTATATTCGAACCTTCTGAAAGTGTAGTGCCAACATAGAAGTATTCGTGATTGTTGTACATTATGTATTGTTAAGTATTTAAAGGTAGCCATTGTTTGGCCTTTTTTCTCggtaatattttaaaggaTCGAAATTGGGACTTTTAAAGGATTTCAAGCGAAACAGTATACCTTTTGCTCTTAGGTCGGTACATCGAGATATTACAATTACAGATGTTACAAAAGAATTCTTTATAATGCTAGTATATACTTATATACTTCGTGATTTTAATCATCCGTCTCTTGGTTTAATAACGAGTTCATAGATACCAAAAGATAGCCCATCATGAGGAGCACAATATTCATCATCCATTTCAAGAGCAAATTGTGACATTTCCCCCCAACTTCTGGACCATATACCGTTTCTATACATCGGTGGATAATAGCGTAAAGGTTGCAAATATAGTATCGTTATATCTAAATCGAATTTCTTACTTGTTGAAATATAACTTTCACCTTTAACATTATCTGGATTCTCTAAATTGGCTGGAGTTCTTCTAAATTCGTTATTTGAACCTGAACTTGGATGTTTATAACTCctatctttatttttattgttagGAATAGAAAATCCACAATGTTTCAATGCTAGAAGTGGATCTGAATCATCTGTATATATATCGCTCCCccaaatttcattattatttactcGAGGTGAAGTAGATTCATTAAAAAGGTCATATAGTTGTTCATACAATACATGTACTGTAAGTAACGAATGTATATGATTTAGACCTAATGCTGGAAGGAAAGGTGGTGGCATATTCCGTTCATAAACTTGATTATAATACAATAAAGAGGGAGGTTCTAATAATAGCTTCTCATCAGTATTATGTCTTGATCGAGAGAATTTTCCTGTTTTTGTTGGATGATATTGCAAAGTCCCAATATTTGATAgtactttatttttatatatttcttcatttaattttaaaagtggaattattgaatttgtataatattcatttgtCTTCTTTAGAGTCTTTTCAGCCATTAAAGCATCGAATTTCAAATGGTCATCGAGCATATTCGCGGCTTTTCCTGTTGAATCATGGTTTCCTCTGACATCTTTTGTGGAGTCTAAAATTGTTTCTTGTAAGCTGTATATGCGTGATTGTGTTTGTCTGTAAATTTCGTTAGGATCATGAGGAATGGTTGCTGATGTCATCGCAAATTTATGTTTTTTAAAAAGGTTCAGGCTAGCAGATTGTAcctataataaataaagcAGGGAAAGAAAGCTAATATTGTTTCTTGCAATCTAAAgtagaaaaataatgattgtTGTTCAGCGTCGCATGAGTCGTTTCGTTGAAGATTGGAGACGTCGAGAGTACTTGTCATGTAGTATTTCACATATATGTATTGTCTTGTCCTTTTCAGTAGTTGAAATAGTATGCGATCccttaatattttcatttttcatttttcatttttttccacTTTTTGTGACTACTTATGACTTGTATTTACACCCATACACCACCAGGTGCTTTAAACATCCGTGCACCTTACTATTTGAGATCTGTATTTGACCGAACatacaaaaaatgaaaaagataGCCCGTTGAGCGGTGCGGACACAGGGGACGGGCCGGGTCAAGAAATAGGTTCAGTCTCTCTTACTCTTATAGTGCTGGTGCTCCCTCCCAGTTTGAGCCCAGGAGGCAATCCTGGGGACATCCCACCTACAGAATCGGGTTCCCGACCCAACACTTCCTTCTAGCTTCAGCAGAGACTCACCACTCTGTTTCTGCCTAACCTTCTCTCTCGGAGGGGCGTTACTCGGGAGAATCTAACGTAACTGAGGATTGGTGGATGGATGGGCAGATAGAATTTACAAACATGTATATGAAATTTCATAGTTAAAAGTAAGCACAATTGGAAATtcactattatttttctaaatcttgAATCAATAGCTGAACAAACAGAATACAATCTAACGAAAAAATGGCTGGTTTGAAAGACGTTGTCACCCGTGAATATACTATCAACTTGCACAAAAGAGTATGTTAAGAAAATATCCCAATCTGGaatgttttttatttattgatcTAGCACGAGTATGAGATGGTAAAAAATGAAGAGAAGATTCATTAACGTGAATgcaatattattatgaacGACGAACTTGAAAAAAAACGACAGAAATACagattattttttttccagaGATAAGCTTACAGAGTATCGAGAGTTACTAGATCGTGAGGGAGCAATACAAATTTCGAAACAATATCTTTTACTACTATCATACAATATAAGgaacaataaaaatattcaaaaaatagaTTTCTATTAATGGAAGAACTTTTTTTTACTAACAATTATAATGTTTTTGggaatattttttccaaaaccaatttattaatttagTTGCACGGTGTTTCCTTCAAGAAGAGAGCTCCAAGAGCTGTCAGAGAAATCAAGAAGTTTGCTAAATTACACATGGGTACTGATGATGTCCGTTTAGCTCCAGAATTAAACCAAGCCATCTGGAAGAAAGGTATCAAAGGTGTTGAATACAGAATGAGATTAAGAATCTCTAGAAAGagaaatgaagaagaagatgctAAGAACCCATTGTTTTCTTACGTCGAACCAGTCTTCGTTGCCTCTGCTAAGGGTTTACAAACTGTTGTCGTTGAAGAAGATGcttaaaattattgaaaaataacaaacaaatattctctgttcattattagtaataatttttttttcgtcatttaatttaacgtaaaacaaacaatataatttgaaaaatatattatcataCTCGTAAATTTTTAGTACTGTTTTTAAATAAAGGATATTCAATTgtattaattttatttcacCTGATGGTTCGTTTCCCTTTGAGGTTGGATCTTGACTCTACTGTACGTTTATATCCAGTTGGCttcaaatcttttaattctatgaaaataataccacAGATGACTTTGCGTAATGTTTGTTCTAAGGTTTATCGAAGGTCAAGAAAGCAAGATGTACACAGATCAGCCTAAGATATACCGaacttttaaaaataatactggttatcattaattaagAATAGATGCAAGGTTAATAACAATTAAACATAAAAACATAATTATtgtaagaaaaaaaataattatcaGTGTAACTATGACATATAAGGTGTTGATCACTCATCACATTAAAAGATACTCATATAAGTTGGCTATAATCATAAACGATTCCACCCATCAGAACGATAAATGGAATCACTATGTTTATAACCGATGAGATAtcttaaaaaataaagaaaatttatttctgTTCTCAATAGATCaacgaaaaaaaataagtatcatcatttaattattttttgaattatgtttttttttttgagaATTATTGTTCCGGTGGCCTCACCGGATAATGTTATGCTTTTTTGTGCTTCATGTTTTTTtgtgtttttttgttctgTCTTGTCATGAAgcaattttattaaatgataacCTCCACAGGT
Coding sequences within:
- the ART5 gene encoding Art5p (similar to Saccharomyces cerevisiae YGR068C; ancestral locus Anc_4.215), with the protein product MFSRTYLSASTSNGSSSSSSSSSPSKIRHHHDYTGHSGKKEIPKVSYFDIKVESPYEDLILIQGSPLESQPISLNGKLIIRLNEDIIVKKIGLKLFGNFKLDFLQTNNNGLTSIVKEKKKILECQWDNLLLNSKGRMIIGNEYFTYSHAQDNVNVGMGMNVNVSEDDSTNVKRTISSPVMMSRFMRRKPYSSQILEIPYVNTSEDNEGGGERRYIGTPFNRTITKEDNNNVSTYFHLRKGYYELPFNIMLPNELPETIEGLQSGSVLYNFEGHIDRRKKSSISNLMKDNGTSSSSSNSNSSSNSTSTSTSMNGTTMNRTKQQRAYDIITANMGNRMFWKYKYLRILRTLSMDNLAMQEEICVGNSWKNKLQYEISIPSRAIPIGSMTPINIKIFPFQKGYILNKISVNLNQYYSMKDSNNEVYDDEVTIFKQSMTKFGNLVENETNMLVDKFELSSNVKIPNNLKKLTQDCDLNDDLIRVLHKLIIRIHLKRRSDDDDGMNGNNGFKSLEIKANLPVLLYISPQVYLEGRLVLFDQQNGKIHFRPNEFVPIFSHDNIVNNANGNTIVNQFSYEPELPPPNYQDHGQDRLLQHDVPINAHYDDSIQENIMQRDTTRVLTDTTSAPTTCSSLSSTYDNAPSYQEYELPEYES
- the PRS1 gene encoding ribose phosphate diphosphokinase subunit PRS1 (similar to Saccharomyces cerevisiae PRS1 (YKL181W); ancestral locus Anc_4.278), yielding MRKCKIFVGNSHPELGKLVCERLGIEPAPCTLKKFANGETSVQIGVSVRDEDVYVIQSGSPTINDHIMELLILVSACRGGSARKITAVIPQFPYSKQCKMKKHRGAITARMLANLLVMAGADHVVSMDLHASQMQGFFTKPVDNLYGGPSLAKWIRENVEDYEDAVVVSKNPGGTKRVTALADALKINFAMIHTDRRRAKDIYSQNRDLQQLRLRKQSMLRKNKPIIRQGDDPNEEENIILTNGIQTARIRNGHVIGDDEEDETENNKNDDNDTALESDSDDAPSIVASDSYALGGTYDAVDSEDEKEIEELQKEQLITLVGNVRDRSAIILDDMVDSPRSFISAAEHMAQNCGAKKVYVVATHGIFTGDCLQELEKCEYIHKIIVTNTYPIPQESLNSKKLVVIDVSPIFAECIRRDHYGESISVLFDSLATI
- the VAM6 gene encoding Vam6p (similar to Saccharomyces cerevisiae VAM6 (YDL077C); ancestral locus Anc_4.274), which produces MLRARKLDSFQSPGINAILPITESEKLIISKKNGEIEVYIREDSKYRLFQTFPNFLANTISTNDKQIENLYYSERLATIFVHCNSTLLLLNSTNLQLYDRIHDKRGIKKCWLLESYPIPMQKKHASQKKQEEDHNDDDDEAPCKVMTFLLYVTTKSNRIRLLIWDERHYQKMVEIGLPSSKETLLSAEILDLKTIVLATNKGIYTWSYYDERPILERIDKIVRRKYPKGIVPALKMLEQSCKKFDKTDSLPSQDNDEYDTKSISRLSRKSSISTFWNTTALSRHPAFRTDMKYIFKPNIDHPPVIIDWKSGYLFNISIEKKVPELLLISNNVQFFEWNSQFPNIQYLSSDILIMNNSKTLRFVDYRHGFTFLEAMIEKGIKKVVNLWGIHFLVWTNDDEICFYKYQVDDGPIREEHSRTLESVTTSADQLKEETESICSTNHNSSFNQLWHKVIFYKYFLNSPSSLELCESNDPEQSLDICAMKLRDYTVIWCLSIVEKLRMHISVLKRNGFNWESDPDIRYLQNYILKGIFETFTDFWAPPQLVILKTFPYKVARLVEDITGQIHSCFPTKTDDTTFEIPPTSLRNWCVPYLIDMRRHIKNLIGKDNKSQEIIWHCYDRSIKQTLEFFLVDKHDGNIDTNTMLKLLDMVLFEIYFDYAPNMVGPFISVPNMCDFSIVFDKLKSRHMFQELIDFSYLRGEHDKALEFLTNLENEIEFSSKIPNLNEKIKALVTFYLKKLPNEYLETIFKYTNWLLEHNKNDSHDLLLLIFLNDSITRDASKVYEYINDKDKELSLQYLEFTVGTLKSNDPMAHMTLIERYLENLNEPTTRNKLQGMLEKTSVYEPRSVLELLDDKIKFDSSSRNDNSVFKDDDDLKFVKFLKTYSFQRLNQHEESIDLLFTELSEYKLAAGYCSRVYEHSSDDGKTILLYLFKKITAIKEIEKMQSFLIQFLEEFSCKLDVIFLYRSIPSSCNMKSIGDILLRSIKSLSIKKDEKRMLKNLLHVELINITNELWTNYSQYGVLNDSYKCSVCRRNFSTLNTDTVCWFTIHGKNVYTHSSCAKTLQKDTGY
- the RXT3 gene encoding Rxt3p (similar to Saccharomyces cerevisiae RXT3 (YDL076C); ancestral locus Anc_4.271), with product MTSATIPHDPNEIYRQTQSRIYSLQETILDSTKDVRGNHDSTGKAANMLDDHLKFDALMAEKTLKKTNEYYTNSIIPLLKLNEEIYKNKVLSNIGTLQYHPTKTGKFSRSRHNTDEKLLLEPPSLLYYNQVYERNMPPPFLPALGLNHIHSLLTVHVLYEQLYDLFNESTSPRVNNNEIWGSDIYTDDSDPLLALKHCGFSIPNNKNKDRSYKHPSSGSNNEFRRTPANLENPDNVKGESYISTSKKFDLDITILYLQPLRYYPPMYRNGIWSRSWGEMSQFALEMDDEYCAPHDGLSFGIYELVIKPRDG
- the RPL31A gene encoding 60S ribosomal protein eL31 (similar to Saccharomyces cerevisiae RPL31A (YDL075W) and RPL31B (YLR406C); ancestral locus Anc_4.270) encodes the protein MGTDDVRLAPELNQAIWKKGIKGVEYRMRLRISRKRNEEEDAKNPLFSYVEPVFVASAKGLQTVVVEEDA